From the Gadus chalcogrammus isolate NIFS_2021 chromosome 18, NIFS_Gcha_1.0, whole genome shotgun sequence genome, the window CAGGACACTAATGCACAGTGTGACCCTATAATAAATAACAAGGTTTATGCCTCTACCTGTGCTGTCCTTCCTGAACAGGGTGTTCATCACCGTGCCATGCAGCTTCACCCTGTCCCACTCTCTCACCATCAGGCCGGCCGAGACAAAGTGCTCCACTAGCCGGTCGGCCATTACCTGGAGCCTACAGGGACAAGAGATTCTGGGTCATTGACAGTGGGGGAGCTTGATAATAGTAGCCCACATTTTCACTGGGAAGACTGGCAGTCGACCGTCCAGGACAGACCTCAAGTGGTCCACAAATAAAAGATGCAATGCTGGGAGACGGGCACAGAAGACGGTCCTACAAACTTATCCAGAGAAGGGCTGCAATTTCCCGATCCAGGTTATAACCCACGATAACAACCAACCACAATCCAAAAGATTTCATGTCGTGGTATGAAATCAAAtactctttttttatttgttgtatttcatATTGTTTgtattatcttattttattttccgcTTTTTTCCGATTTTTGTAAATGAAACCTGTCCACCGTGTCTCAATCAAATAAATTGAATGAACATGAGGCACATCGTTACGGTTTCAACACAAACGGAAAGCGTTGCGCTCACCTGTCGGAACCATCTTTCAGGTTGACCTTGGCGTACAATACGTCCACCGCGGCAGGGTCGTCGTTCATGTACTCGATGCCCATCACCTCCAGGGGCAGAGGCTTACCTTCCGTGAGGTCCCTGGTCACCAGAGAGATCGCAGCAGAAGACACCGTTAGCTATTACACATCACCATCTCCATCCATCGCGGTTCACATGAGTCTGCAGAATGCGATAACCTGTCGGTGCAGTGCTTTGCTCCTACTTGATAACATGTCGAAACTCCTGGAGGTGGTCGCATGCCTTGTTCACCTCTGTTTCGTTCAGCAGCACCAGAGTGCCCAAGGTCAGGTGGAGCTTGGAAGGGTTCTGGAAGATGCTGTCGTCCACCCCGCTATCCTAGGCGGCATATCGGACAAATTGTTTTGGATTTTGTTGCGACGTGCTTCCATTCCATTCTCTCCGATTACATCAAGATGACGACGATTTAGATAAAGAATTATTTTTATCTTTAATTTAGCTATTGATTTCATCCAAAGCGGTGACTACAGGAGCATTAAGGAGCAGACAGTGCTTTATAGGCATCTGGCTCCAGGCTACTCCACATTGTCCACTGGAGGACACACCACCTTATTTATGTTCATAATAACCAAACAAAGACAATTGAATAAATACCTGGGAAAACTGCTCCAAAACCTTGGCTTTGAATGCGTGGAATCCCTCTTGAACCTGGGAGTCATTGAGAGCAAAGGACAGGAAGTGGGTGAAAGGCTGCTTCCTGCGGAAGCCGTCTATCAGCATCTCCAGTCGCGTGACGGCGGAGGAGATGGCGTTCTTCTGAGCACCGGTGACAACTGTCAGATGAAGAATGGACATGGTTTGAGGCAGGATTTTTGCATCTGTGAGTGAGATTAAGTTTAATGGAGAGAAAAGCGTTTTACTCCATAGGCTCAAGGAAGCCTATGGGGTCAATAATTATGAAACCTCACCAATTTCTCCTTCAATACCCAGCTTGGGAATTGTGATAGATGTCTTTGTGTCAGACTCAATACGCCTGCGTGTCTCTCCCTTCTTTCCAATAATGTATCTGAAAAAACAGACAAATAAATGCACACATATTCTCCTTTGTAGCCAGCACCTCAGACACTGATAAAACATGTCCATCAATCACTCACTTGTAGAGGACACTTGGGACATCAATGGCACAGCGGAAACCTTTGTCCGTCTGTTCAATCAAGTGGCTTTCACAGACTTCATCAGTTTCCAATTCTTCATATTCTGTCCAACATCACAGGGTAAGAATAATTCTCTTTTTAAAATTGTGGACACTTACGGCCCTAGTGTGGACGGCCCCCTTTATTGACATCTCATATTTACAGACAGCCATTTCAAAATGATGGCACTGACTAGATAT encodes:
- the ascc1 gene encoding activating signal cointegrator 1 complex subunit 1; the protein is MDVLRPALININGRIYRRNAIKEENYEEKEDDFYQDERPEYEELETDEVCESHLIEQTDKGFRCAIDVPSVLYKYIIGKKGETRRRIESDTKTSITIPKLGIEGEIVVTGAQKNAISSAVTRLEMLIDGFRRKQPFTHFLSFALNDSQVQEGFHAFKAKVLEQFSQDSGVDDSIFQNPSKLHLTLGTLVLLNETEVNKACDHLQEFRHVIKDLTEGKPLPLEVMGIEYMNDDPAAVDVLYAKVNLKDGSDRLQVMADRLVEHFVSAGLMVREWDRVKLHGTVMNTLFRKDSTAEDGGGPGRRNPRDREAFDARNILKTFGSHRFGEFDLSCVQLSQRFSTDCAGYYSSAGSVSFA